The following coding sequences lie in one Saccharopolyspora hordei genomic window:
- the iolC gene encoding 5-dehydro-2-deoxygluconokinase, protein MGSPFDVITMGRIGVDIYPLQTGVPLPQVETFGKYLGGTATNVAVAAARLGHRSAVISRTGADPFGEYVHQALRDFDVDDRWVTAVEQYPTPVTFCEVFPPDDFPLYFYRQPKAPDLEIHTDELDLDAIAEARVFWMTGTGLAEEPSRSATLAALRHRAKRGMTVFDLDWRPMFWPDHDEARSWYQQALPHVTVAVGNLDEVERAVGVREPREAAARLLDAGVELAVVKQGPDGVLARTRDTEVVAPPVPVEVVNGLGAGDAFGGALCHGLLEGWELERTMRFANAAGALVASRLACSSAMPHEHEVEALLSPNPDRSARSA, encoded by the coding sequence ATGGGCAGCCCGTTCGACGTCATCACGATGGGGCGGATCGGGGTGGACATCTACCCGTTGCAGACCGGCGTACCCCTGCCGCAGGTCGAGACCTTCGGCAAGTACCTCGGCGGCACCGCCACCAACGTCGCGGTCGCGGCCGCCCGGCTCGGCCACCGCAGCGCGGTGATCAGCCGCACCGGCGCCGACCCCTTCGGCGAGTACGTCCACCAAGCGCTGCGGGACTTCGACGTCGACGACCGCTGGGTCACCGCCGTCGAGCAGTACCCGACGCCGGTGACCTTCTGCGAGGTGTTCCCGCCCGACGACTTCCCGCTGTACTTCTACCGCCAGCCCAAGGCCCCGGACCTGGAGATCCACACCGACGAGCTGGACCTGGACGCGATCGCCGAGGCGCGCGTGTTCTGGATGACCGGCACCGGTCTGGCCGAAGAACCCAGCCGGTCGGCGACGCTGGCCGCGCTGCGGCACCGGGCCAAGCGTGGCATGACGGTGTTCGACCTGGACTGGCGGCCCATGTTCTGGCCGGACCACGACGAGGCCCGCAGCTGGTACCAGCAGGCCCTGCCGCACGTCACGGTGGCGGTGGGCAACCTCGACGAGGTCGAGCGCGCGGTCGGCGTCCGCGAACCCCGCGAAGCCGCCGCACGGCTGCTCGACGCCGGGGTGGAGCTCGCCGTCGTCAAGCAGGGGCCCGACGGCGTCCTCGCCCGCACCCGCGACACCGAGGTGGTCGCGCCCCCGGTGCCGGTCGAGGTGGTCAACGGGCTCGGCGCGGGCGACGCCTTCGGCGGTGCGCTCTGCCACGGCCTGCTGGAGGGCTGGGAGCTGGAGCGGACCATGCGCTTCGCCAACGCCGCCGGGGCGCTCGTGGCGTCGCGCCTGGCCTGCTCGTCGGCGATGCCCCACGAGCACGAGGTGGAGGCCCTGCTGTCCCCGAACCCCGACCGCTCGGCGCGCAGCGCCTGA
- a CDS encoding Cgl0159 family (beta/alpha)8-fold protein — protein MSPLTITDLTRVRATHPEAIAEAAAARTRRPLLGERGRLMIVAADHPARGALAAGGDPLAMANRADLLERLCVALQRPGVDGVLGTADILEDLLLLGALENKVVIGSMNRGGLAGADFELDDRFTGHRAVDIERLRFDGGKLLLRIDMSDPGSLNTLCGAANAVNELADRGLMAMVEPFLSRRVDGKVRNDLSVEAVARSIAIASGLGGTSARTWLKVPVVDDIDQIGRALETSTLPTVLLGGEVSTDPAATHERWHKALQLPNVRGLVVGRTLLYPHDDDVAGAVDAAVDLL, from the coding sequence TTGTCTCCATTGACCATCACCGACCTCACCCGGGTGCGCGCCACCCACCCGGAGGCGATCGCGGAAGCCGCGGCCGCCCGGACCCGGCGGCCCCTGCTGGGCGAGCGCGGCCGCCTGATGATCGTGGCCGCGGACCACCCGGCGCGCGGAGCGCTCGCGGCCGGTGGCGACCCGCTGGCGATGGCCAACCGGGCCGACCTGCTGGAGCGGCTGTGCGTCGCGCTGCAGCGGCCCGGCGTGGACGGCGTGCTGGGCACCGCGGACATCCTGGAAGACCTGCTGCTGCTGGGCGCGCTGGAGAACAAGGTCGTCATCGGTTCGATGAACCGCGGCGGCCTGGCCGGGGCGGACTTCGAGCTCGACGACCGGTTCACCGGGCACCGCGCGGTCGACATCGAGCGGCTCCGGTTCGACGGCGGGAAGCTGTTGCTGCGCATCGACATGAGCGACCCCGGCTCGCTGAACACCCTGTGCGGGGCGGCGAACGCCGTCAACGAGCTCGCCGACCGCGGGCTGATGGCGATGGTCGAGCCGTTCCTGTCCCGCCGGGTCGACGGCAAGGTGCGCAACGACCTGTCGGTGGAGGCGGTCGCGCGCTCCATCGCGATCGCCTCGGGCCTCGGCGGGACGTCGGCCCGCACGTGGCTGAAGGTGCCGGTGGTCGACGACATCGACCAGATCGGCCGCGCCCTGGAGACGTCCACCCTGCCGACCGTGCTCCTGGGCGGCGAGGTCTCCACCGACCCGGCGGCCACCCACGAGCGCTGGCACAAGGCACTGCAACTGCCGAACGTGCGCGGGCTCGTCGTCGGCCGGACCCTGCTGTACCCGCACGACGACGACGTCGCCGGCGCCGTCGACGCCGCTGTCGACCTGCTGTGA
- the iolB gene encoding 5-deoxy-glucuronate isomerase produces MTNDRFYCPAGTTARGEYTTYVDPETAGWDYSSLRVLELDAGDEHELATGDSEWIVLPLSGGCTVTCDGETFELAGRTSVFHGVTDFAYVPRDAQVRITSAAGGRFALTGARCENRLPVRYGPASGVPVELRGAGQASRQVNNFGAAHVFEADRLIAVEVLTPSGNWSSFPPHKHDVEREGESQLEEIYYFEIADSHGTPGVGYQRVYPSGPDRTTDVLAEVRSGDVVLIPNGWHGPSMAVPGYDMYYLNVMAGPSPERAWLICDDPAHAWVRDTWAEQPVDPRLPLYTAPEQTAVEGR; encoded by the coding sequence GTGACCAACGACCGCTTCTACTGCCCCGCCGGAACGACGGCGCGAGGCGAGTACACCACCTACGTGGACCCGGAGACGGCCGGCTGGGACTACTCGTCGCTGCGGGTGCTCGAGCTCGACGCCGGTGACGAGCACGAGCTGGCCACCGGCGACAGCGAGTGGATCGTGCTGCCGCTGTCCGGCGGCTGCACGGTCACCTGCGACGGCGAGACGTTCGAGCTGGCCGGGCGCACCAGCGTGTTCCACGGCGTCACCGACTTCGCCTACGTGCCGCGCGACGCGCAGGTGCGGATCACCAGCGCCGCGGGCGGCCGGTTCGCACTCACCGGAGCCCGCTGCGAGAACCGGTTGCCGGTCCGCTACGGCCCGGCCTCCGGGGTGCCGGTCGAGCTGCGCGGCGCCGGGCAGGCCAGCCGCCAGGTCAACAACTTCGGCGCGGCGCACGTGTTCGAGGCCGACCGGCTGATCGCCGTCGAGGTGCTCACCCCGTCCGGGAACTGGTCGTCGTTCCCGCCGCACAAGCACGACGTCGAGCGCGAGGGCGAGTCGCAGCTGGAGGAGATCTACTACTTCGAGATCGCCGACTCGCACGGCACGCCCGGCGTCGGCTACCAGCGCGTCTACCCGTCCGGCCCGGACCGCACCACCGACGTCCTGGCCGAGGTCCGCAGCGGTGACGTGGTGCTGATCCCGAACGGGTGGCACGGGCCGTCGATGGCGGTGCCCGGCTACGACATGTACTACCTCAACGTGATGGCCGGCCCGTCCCCGGAGCGTGCCTGGCTGATCTGCGACGACCCGGCGCACGCGTGGGTGCGCGACACCTGGGCCGAGCAACCCGTGGACCCGCGGCTGCCGCTGTACACGGCACCCGAGCAGACCGCAGTGGAGGGACGATGA